One Salvia splendens isolate huo1 chromosome 22, SspV2, whole genome shotgun sequence DNA segment encodes these proteins:
- the LOC121786383 gene encoding dof zinc finger protein DOF5.7-like: MSPAGRDETPTSTHRKTARPQEPSLRCPRCDSPNTKFCYYNNYSLTQPRHFCKTCRRYWTKGGALRSVPIGGSCRKNKKSRTSPPPSADDGLKFFKGVAPTMDFQLNFPATSLLNSHFDNSSNISTAISLNPCYAFEMPSAAPLIGFDLSGNNNPPNPELGFRSSLASSMESLSCINQDLHWKLQKQRLAMLSPPDHNNNNQKTVKPQPILFQDLEVPIKAPRKIDDGGNLSTEWFFDNSSYSYGGNAAATSNGVNEDNGSGWSSGIQAWSDLSNYSSIP; this comes from the coding sequence ATGTCACCCGCCGGAAGAGACGAAACCCCAACCTCCACTCACCGGAAAACCGCCCGCCCCCAAGAGCCATCCCTCCGCTGCCCGCGCTGCGATTCCCCAAACACCAAATTCTGCTACTACAACAACTACAGCCTCACCCAGCCCCGCCACTTCTGCAAGACCTGCCGCCGCTACTGGACCAAAGGCGGCGCCCTCCGCAGCGTCCCCATCGGCGGCAGCTGCCGCAAAAACAAGAAATCCAGGACCTCCCCGCCGCCCTCCGCCGACGACGGATTGAAATTCTTCAAGGGCGTCGCACCCACCATGGACTTCCAGCTCAATTTTCCCGCCACCTCTCTTCTCAACAGCCACTTCGACAATTCGTCGAACATCTCCACCGCAATCTCCCTAAACCCTTGCTACGCCTTCGAAATGCCTTCCGCTGCTCCGTTGATCGGATTCGATCTCTCCGGAAACAACAACCCTCCGAATCCAGAATTGGGGTTTCGCAGCAGCCTCGCCTCATCCATGGAATCACTGAGCTGTATCAATCAAGATCTTCACTGGAAGCTGCAGAAGCAGAGATTGGCGATGCTTTCACCACCcgatcataataataataatcagaAAACTGTGAAACCGCAGCCAATTTTGTTTCAGGATCTGGAGGTTCCGATCAAAGCGCCGAGGAAAATCGACGACGGTGGAAATCTCTCAACGGAGTGGTTTTTCGATAATTCTTCTTATTCTTATGGTGGAAATGCAGCAGCGACGAGTAACGGCGTTAATGAGGATAACGGAAGCGGTTGGAGCAGTGGAATTCAGGCATGGAGTGATTTATCAAACTATTCTTCAATTCCTTGA